The genomic interval CCCTCTGATATTCAATGTAGTGTTCCTGGCATTTGAAGCATACAGTTGTACTGAAGGAACCAGTTCTTTTAAGCGGTTAACATTAAAAGCGCCTGCGTTTTCTGCGGCCTGGCCTCCGATAACTGTAATTGCGATAGGTACATCCTGTAATACTTCTGAACGTCTTCTTGAGGTAACAACGATTTCATCAAGCAGTGCACTTTCAATCAGGATTAATTCAAAAGGTGTATCCTGAAGTTTTAGAATCTGGAAATCCTGGGATTTGTAGCCAATTGAACTCACCCGAAGGTAAAATGGAAGCTCTTGTTTTGAATCGATAGTGAATTTGCCGTCAACATCTGCAGTTGCAGAAATCTTAGTGCCTCTGATCAGTACTGTTGCATGTGGTACAGGAACGCCGTTACTGCTTTTTATAATGCCCGTTATCGCACTTTGGGCAAAAACATAATTTGCTGTGAGCAGGAGTGAAAGGATAATGAGTAAATGTTTCTTCATCATATTAATAGTCAATAGTTTGATTATACGCAACCAGGTAATTGGTTTTATGCGTTAGTTTTCGGTGATTATTGCATAGCAAAGCCATATGGACGTTTTCAACATCCAGCAACGTTTTAAAATATGATATTTGCAGGCTTTTTAGTCTTGCTCAGTGATTACTGAACTGAATCAACAGCAACAGTAGGTTAGAAAGAGGGTTCCTTCTTTAGCTGTTTTTCTTTTCATTTTTATAAAATGTAAGTCTGTTTTCATTTGGTTCTGATTGTAAAGATTTATGTTGATTATACGAATATAGTATTCTTTTTTTGTTTAAAAGATTAAATCTATAGATTTTGTAGTTTTTATTTGAACGGACAATGAAACCCTTGTAATATTATGATTTATAATATATTAAGGCAGGTGTTAGTTGTTGAAGATCAGATCAAAGAACAACAAATTAATCTGGACTCAAAAGCAAAGAGGATGACTGGTAAACCTGATGAACTGGTACAAAAGGCTTCTTCAATTGAATCTGATCATTCAATTGAAGAAGAAACAAATTAGTTAACATGGTGATCATGTTTGAGGTAGTGCAGGGTAGCCTCCTCAAACATTATTTTTAGTTAAAAGAAGATTTAATCAATCTTTATACTGTCTATTGCTTTCTCCATTGCATGCTCTTTTATTCCAGGTACTTTTAATCCTTCAGCACGGAATACCGACAGATCTGTCATGCCTAAAGCACCAAGGAAGGCTTTTAAATAAGGCGCAACAAAGTCGTTGGCTTTACCCGGGCCTTGTGAATAGACACCACCAGAAGACATAGCCACATAAACTTTTTTTCCTGTTACCATTCCGACAGGGCCGTTTTCACTATAACCAAAAGTTATTCCTGCCCTTGTAATATGATCAATCCAGGCCTTTAAGGAGGTATGTATGGTAAAGTTGTAAAGCGGTGCACCAATAACAATGGTATCTGCAGCGAATAATTGTTTAACGACCTGGTCAGAAAAACGGATAGATTCTTTTTCTTCCTCAGTAAGCTGGTCTGCGGGAATAAAAAAGGTCCGGAGAACCTCAGGCGTAAGATGCGGAATTTTGGCATCTACAAGATTTAATTCTTCCACTGTACTACCCGGGTACTTATGCTGAATTTTTTCAACTATAGTATTACCCAGCTTAATGCTTTGTGATTCTTTGCCTTGTATGCTTGAGATTAAATGAAGGATACGTTTCATATGAAAATTTGTTTATTTAATAATATTAATTAAAGCAAATGTATAGTTACCTATTGATCAAAAGTCCATACTTACCTGAAGGAAAGCGGTTACATTGAGGTAAGTGATGTATCTTTACGGCTATGAAAATGATTAGAAATGAGGATCTTCCAAGCCATGAAGAGTGCACAGGCTCACTCAAAAACGTCCTTGATGCATTGTATGTTCTGAATGGAAAGTGGAGGCTGGCGCTGATCCTTTGCCTGGTGCAATCATCCAAACGTTTTAATGAAATTCAGCATGAAATCAAGGGAATATCCTCCAAGGTATTGGCTAACGAGTTAAAGAATCTGGAATTGAATGACTTTATCAAACGTAACGTATATCCAACTACCCCGGTAACTATTATCTATGAAGCAACCGATTATAGCAGGACTTTGAAAAATGTAATAGGTGAACTGAGTACATGGGGTCAGCAGCATAGAGAGAAAATTAAGCAAAGTATGCGAAAACAATCCTGAGACCTGAATTCTTTAACAGGAATTAAAACTAACAATCTTTAAAGTTCAGTGTTATTATTTACAAATTATAAAAACAATGGATCAATACCTCGTTATACTCACGATCATAGGGGTAGGAATCCTTGGGATGGCCTGGATGCCGTCCTTTACTGCCAAAACCAGGATATCATATTCTATCGTTTACCTTTTGATCGGTATGCTGCTTTACAGCGTTTTTGATTTCCTGCCTGCCCCAAATCCAAGGGTACATGGTGAATTTACACTTCATTTGACAGAACTGGTGCTTATTGTCTCACTGATGTGCACGGGGCTTAAAATCGACCAGAAATTTTCATTCAGGACATGGATAATTCCATTCCGGCTGATTACTATTACCATGTTCCTTTGTATAGCAACAGTTACATTAATAGGCATCTATTATTTTAAAATGCCTCTTTCTACTTCCATATTACTTGCTGCGGTACTTTCACCTACAGACCCTGTACTGGCTACTGATGTGCAGGTAGGTGATCCCAATCAGGAAGATCGTGACAATGCTAAGTTTTCTCTTACCACTGAAGCTGGTTTTAATGATGGTATGGCATTTCCATTTGTATGGCTTGCCATCGCACTGGCCATGACTTCAGGAGGCGAAATTCCCTTTTTATTTACATGGGCATTGAAACATGTACTTTACCAGATTGCTGCCGGGTTAGTTTGCGGATTTCTACTGGGTAAATTATTGGGTTATGTACTTTTTACGCTTGGTAAGAGATATGAAACTTTCTTTACTCAGGATGGTTTTGTCTCTATAGCAGCGACACTGATCGTATACGGCGCAACTGAAATTGTTCATGGATATGGATTTATTGCCGTATTTATTGCTGCGATAACACTCAGAGGTTACGAGAGGGGGCATAAATATCATAACCGCCTGCATGCATTTTCAGATCAGATTGAAAGGATACTTGTTGCCATTATGCTGATTCTTTTTGGAGGCAGCCTTGTGCGTGGTGTAATGAACAGCCTCACCTGGCCAATGGCAGCATTCGGCATTGTCTTTATTTTTGTGATCAGACCATTATCTGGTCTGATCGGACTGATTGGCACCAAGCTCAAAATCCAGGAGAAACTGGTCATCAGTTTTTACGGTATCCGGGGAATGGGATCTATTTATTATCTGGCTTTCGCTTTTGGAACCACTTTTTTTAAATATCAGGATGCCCTTTGGTCAATTATAGCCTTTAT from Pedobacter sp. WC2423 carries:
- a CDS encoding FMN-dependent NADH-azoreductase, whose translation is MKRILHLISSIQGKESQSIKLGNTIVEKIQHKYPGSTVEELNLVDAKIPHLTPEVLRTFFIPADQLTEEEKESIRFSDQVVKQLFAADTIVIGAPLYNFTIHTSLKAWIDHITRAGITFGYSENGPVGMVTGKKVYVAMSSGGVYSQGPGKANDFVAPYLKAFLGALGMTDLSVFRAEGLKVPGIKEHAMEKAIDSIKID
- a CDS encoding winged helix-turn-helix transcriptional regulator, yielding MKMIRNEDLPSHEECTGSLKNVLDALYVLNGKWRLALILCLVQSSKRFNEIQHEIKGISSKVLANELKNLELNDFIKRNVYPTTPVTIIYEATDYSRTLKNVIGELSTWGQQHREKIKQSMRKQS
- a CDS encoding cation:proton antiporter, which codes for MDQYLVILTIIGVGILGMAWMPSFTAKTRISYSIVYLLIGMLLYSVFDFLPAPNPRVHGEFTLHLTELVLIVSLMCTGLKIDQKFSFRTWIIPFRLITITMFLCIATVTLIGIYYFKMPLSTSILLAAVLSPTDPVLATDVQVGDPNQEDRDNAKFSLTTEAGFNDGMAFPFVWLAIALAMTSGGEIPFLFTWALKHVLYQIAAGLVCGFLLGKLLGYVLFTLGKRYETFFTQDGFVSIAATLIVYGATEIVHGYGFIAVFIAAITLRGYERGHKYHNRLHAFSDQIERILVAIMLILFGGSLVRGVMNSLTWPMAAFGIVFIFVIRPLSGLIGLIGTKLKIQEKLVISFYGIRGMGSIYYLAFAFGTTFFKYQDALWSIIAFIVLISIGIHGITAGFTFKKLEQVLPEDNELIAK